The proteins below come from a single Tenuifilum thalassicum genomic window:
- a CDS encoding 2-oxoacid:ferredoxin oxidoreductase subunit beta, which yields MEEQYTNYTPQDFKSDQEVRWCPGCGDHAILNAVIKALPEVSKELKYDMERYVFVSGIGCSSRFPYYVNTFGFHGIHGRAAAIATGVKVANPTLSVWQVSGDGDALAIGGNHFIHAVRRNIDINILLFNNQIYGLTKGQYSPTSPLGAITKTSPYGTVEHPFRPGELVIGAQGKFFARSLDVDVKLTKEILVEAAKHDGTSVVEILQNCVIFNDGAYSHITDRENREDRVIVLRHGEKMIFGKNRDKGLVLSGLSLKVVKIGEGGFTMDDILVHDAYNPNPGIHMMLANMQYPDYPVALGVIRNVKDSTYDDNVRDQVLEVMKNSKIKCVDDLLNSGDTWEL from the coding sequence ATGGAAGAACAATATACAAATTACACCCCACAGGATTTTAAGAGCGATCAGGAAGTACGTTGGTGCCCAGGTTGTGGCGACCATGCCATACTAAATGCAGTGATTAAAGCGCTTCCCGAGGTTTCGAAAGAGCTTAAGTACGATATGGAGCGCTACGTTTTTGTTTCGGGTATTGGTTGTTCTAGTCGCTTCCCATACTATGTAAATACTTTCGGCTTTCATGGCATTCATGGTCGTGCTGCTGCCATTGCTACAGGTGTAAAAGTTGCTAACCCAACTTTAAGTGTATGGCAGGTTTCGGGCGACGGCGATGCATTAGCAATTGGAGGAAACCATTTTATTCATGCTGTTCGTCGTAATATCGATATCAACATTCTCTTATTTAATAACCAAATTTATGGTTTAACAAAGGGGCAGTATTCTCCCACATCACCTTTAGGAGCCATTACAAAGACTTCGCCTTATGGAACAGTAGAACACCCATTCCGCCCAGGAGAATTGGTAATTGGTGCTCAGGGTAAATTCTTTGCTAGGTCTCTTGATGTCGATGTTAAGCTTACAAAGGAAATACTAGTTGAGGCTGCTAAACACGATGGAACCTCAGTGGTAGAAATACTTCAAAACTGTGTGATTTTTAACGACGGTGCATATAGTCATATTACTGATAGAGAAAATCGTGAGGATAGGGTTATTGTGCTCAGGCATGGCGAGAAGATGATTTTTGGTAAAAATCGAGATAAAGGTCTTGTTCTTAGCGGTCTCAGTCTAAAAGTTGTTAAGATTGGTGAGGGTGGCTTCACCATGGATGATATCCTTGTTCACGATGCATATAACCCAAACCCTGGTATCCACATGATGCTTGCCAACATGCAATACCCCGATTACCCAGTTGCACTTGGTGTTATTAGAAATGTGAAGGACTCAACTTACGACGATAACGTTCGGGATCAGGTTCTTGAGGTGATGAAAAATTCTAAAATTAAATGCGTCGACGATTTACTCAACAGTGGTGATACATGGGAGTTGTAG
- a CDS encoding OmpA family protein — MVKKFVKYILLVVAMASFGIVQAQESFKELFNDAEYYFFLKDYKEALPLYNKLYSLDSANSNIIYKIGLCYLNIPGLKEKAIPYLEKASQNISKWYREGYYREKNAPLDVLFYLGQAYEVNFQFDKALEAYKKFKEKIEVRDIFSLDYVNQQIKACEIANDYISRPITLKTEHLNLFKNTRKSCTYPVVSGDRQTMVFTVKEKFYTAVYYTKCVDGKWETPKNVTLDLRVEGELYTTSLNYSGDYLIIFVNEITSGNLYYSTIKDGKWQPVKKLPSPINSRDWETFASLSPDGKQLYFTSNRKGGYGGIDIYVSNLMPNGKWSEPVNLGPQINTAYNEESPILCPNGKTLYFASQGHNSMGGFDIFYSSKIGDGAWSVPTNVGYPFNTPDDEYFFFPVDSLTGYMPMVVENQSSIYEIYKVSIYPSIAKKIKLFGNVKLSDNADVKSDSITILVKDTSNNTVAMALPLNDGSYSVDIKPGTYKIFASSEFYIMDTLMLNIPLTYNQEKYPLDLNLRAKPTTNEEVIKFNYILFDFNSYELKREALFELEKIYKLMIDYPDLYIEVIGHTDSKGAPAVNLLLSARRANAVVEYLVNKGIDEKRFVVRGMGSMVSFAANTNPDGSDNPHGRKLNRRVSIRVFNPNKNIKIEYVDIPEHLKPQNQKYTIMLSPINDTISPELVKRIEKFFDFRLREFKIGSRSITCMGVYETKADAIQDLNTIIDLGATRAMLINEDEMQRFITALQKNVITQKTVFTILVATSEIPLTQDFFRGLYVTEEVGDDGIYRYYYGLFDSKEKASKMLENVNSMGYPNAILVKLNKR, encoded by the coding sequence ATGGTAAAAAAGTTCGTAAAGTATATTCTGTTAGTTGTGGCAATGGCCAGCTTTGGAATAGTTCAGGCGCAAGAGAGCTTTAAGGAGCTATTTAACGATGCTGAATACTATTTCTTTTTAAAGGATTATAAAGAAGCCCTACCTTTATATAATAAGCTCTACTCGCTTGATTCCGCCAATTCAAATATTATATACAAAATAGGTTTGTGCTACCTGAACATTCCAGGCTTAAAAGAAAAAGCAATTCCATATCTTGAAAAGGCTAGCCAAAATATAAGTAAATGGTATAGAGAAGGATATTACCGGGAGAAGAATGCTCCCCTTGATGTTCTTTTTTATTTAGGGCAGGCCTATGAAGTAAACTTCCAATTTGATAAGGCTTTGGAAGCGTATAAAAAATTCAAAGAGAAGATAGAAGTACGCGATATTTTCAGTCTTGACTATGTAAACCAGCAAATAAAAGCTTGTGAGATTGCCAATGACTATATTTCTCGACCTATTACTTTAAAAACGGAGCACCTAAATCTTTTTAAGAATACTCGTAAAAGTTGTACATATCCTGTGGTTTCGGGCGATAGGCAAACTATGGTTTTTACGGTAAAAGAAAAATTTTATACTGCTGTTTACTACACAAAATGTGTCGATGGGAAGTGGGAAACGCCTAAGAATGTAACCCTTGACCTTAGGGTTGAGGGCGAGCTCTACACTACTTCGCTTAACTATTCTGGCGATTACTTAATTATTTTTGTAAATGAAATTACATCAGGAAATCTTTACTACTCTACCATTAAAGATGGGAAATGGCAACCAGTGAAAAAATTGCCATCACCAATTAATTCAAGAGATTGGGAGACATTTGCCTCGCTTTCGCCCGATGGTAAGCAGCTTTACTTTACCTCGAATCGTAAAGGAGGATATGGGGGTATTGATATCTATGTTTCAAATCTTATGCCCAATGGAAAATGGAGTGAGCCGGTAAATCTTGGCCCTCAAATTAATACAGCATACAACGAGGAGTCCCCAATTCTTTGCCCTAATGGCAAAACGCTTTACTTTGCATCACAGGGGCATAATAGCATGGGTGGCTTTGATATTTTTTATTCAAGTAAAATAGGCGATGGCGCATGGAGTGTGCCTACTAATGTTGGGTACCCCTTTAATACGCCCGACGACGAATACTTCTTCTTCCCTGTTGATTCCTTAACAGGCTACATGCCTATGGTTGTTGAGAACCAGTCTAGTATTTATGAGATATATAAGGTAAGCATTTATCCAAGTATTGCTAAGAAAATAAAGCTGTTTGGAAACGTAAAACTTTCAGATAATGCCGATGTTAAATCCGATAGTATAACCATTTTGGTTAAAGATACATCCAATAATACAGTTGCCATGGCTTTGCCTCTAAATGATGGAAGTTATAGTGTTGATATTAAGCCTGGAACGTATAAGATTTTTGCATCGAGTGAGTTCTATATTATGGATACGCTCATGCTTAATATCCCTTTAACCTATAATCAGGAGAAGTATCCACTCGATCTTAATTTAAGAGCTAAGCCTACAACAAACGAGGAGGTTATCAAGTTTAACTATATACTTTTTGATTTCAACAGCTATGAGTTGAAACGTGAAGCCCTTTTTGAACTAGAAAAGATTTATAAGCTGATGATAGATTACCCCGATTTGTATATTGAAGTTATTGGGCATACCGATAGCAAGGGTGCTCCAGCTGTAAACCTTTTACTTTCGGCACGAAGAGCTAATGCTGTGGTAGAGTATCTGGTAAATAAGGGCATTGATGAAAAACGTTTCGTTGTAAGAGGTATGGGGTCGATGGTTAGCTTTGCAGCCAACACTAATCCCGATGGTTCCGATAATCCTCATGGTAGAAAACTAAATAGAAGGGTTAGCATACGCGTGTTCAATCCAAACAAAAATATTAAGATTGAGTACGTTGATATACCTGAGCACCTTAAGCCCCAAAACCAAAAGTATACCATAATGTTATCACCCATAAATGACACTATCTCGCCAGAGCTGGTTAAACGGATTGAGAAGTTTTTCGACTTTAGGTTGAGAGAGTTTAAAATTGGATCGAGAAGCATCACTTGTATGGGTGTATACGAAACAAAGGCCGACGCTATTCAAGACTTAAATACGATTATCGACCTGGGTGCCACACGTGCAATGCTGATTAATGAAGATGAAATGCAACGCTTTATTACAGCCTTGCAAAAAAATGTCATTACCCAAAAAACAGTATTTACAATTCTGGTTGCTACTAGCGAGATTCCTCTTACCCAAGACTTCTTTAGAGGTTTGTATGTTACAGAGGAAGTCGGCGATGATGGTATTTATAGATATTACTACGGGCTTTTCGATAGCAAGGAGAAGGCTAGTAAAATGCTTGAAAATGTTAACTCAATGGGATATCCCAATGCCATCCTAGTTAAACTTAATAAAAGGTGA
- a CDS encoding AMP nucleosidase, whose translation MKTKEEIVQNWLPRYTGQALEDFGSHILLTNFRGYLEYFANYHNVPIVNPNANMPCATANGITMIDFGMGSPNAATIMDLLSAVKPKAVLFLGKCGGLKKKNNVGDFILPIAAIRHEGTSNDYMPPEVPALPAFTLQRVVSSTIRNHNRDYWTGTVVTTNRRVWEYDDNFKEYLRRTRAMAIDMETATIFTVGFYNEIPTGALLLVTDQPMISEGVKTTESDQKVNSLFVEEQIQIGIESLTRLINNSQSVKHLRF comes from the coding sequence ATGAAGACGAAAGAAGAAATTGTTCAAAATTGGTTGCCGAGGTATACCGGTCAAGCTCTTGAAGATTTTGGATCACACATCTTGCTAACAAACTTTAGAGGCTATTTGGAGTACTTTGCAAATTACCACAATGTTCCCATTGTAAACCCAAATGCAAACATGCCTTGCGCTACAGCCAATGGCATAACCATGATAGATTTTGGAATGGGTAGCCCAAATGCTGCAACAATAATGGATTTGCTTAGCGCAGTTAAGCCTAAAGCTGTATTATTTTTGGGTAAATGTGGTGGATTAAAAAAGAAAAATAATGTAGGTGATTTTATTCTTCCTATTGCTGCCATTCGACACGAAGGAACATCAAACGATTATATGCCACCTGAGGTTCCGGCTCTTCCTGCGTTTACACTTCAAAGGGTAGTTTCATCAACTATTCGTAACCACAACCGTGATTATTGGACAGGTACTGTTGTTACTACAAACCGAAGAGTTTGGGAATACGACGATAATTTTAAGGAGTACCTTCGCCGCACTCGTGCCATGGCTATCGATATGGAAACAGCTACTATTTTTACTGTTGGTTTTTACAACGAGATTCCTACTGGCGCTTTACTACTTGTTACTGACCAGCCAATGATTTCGGAAGGTGTTAAAACAACTGAAAGCGACCAGAAGGTTAATTCGCTTTTTGTTGAGGAACAAATTCAAATTGGAATTGAATCGCTAACACGTTTGATTAATAATAGTCAATCGGTTAAACATCTGCGTTTTTAA
- a CDS encoding GNAT family N-acetyltransferase — protein MNNILESSHVKLRAPEPEDVDLLYSWENNMEIWTVSNTLTPFSKYLLKKYIETSHLDIWESKQLRLIVEAKDQNSLMNVPVGLVDLFDFDPFHSRAGVGVLIAQKENRKKGYATEALKLLVRYSFEILQLNQLYANISSSNEVSLKLFQNLGFTEVGVKKAWLKVKGGWEDEVMLQLLNPKPRIPKS, from the coding sequence ATGAACAACATTCTAGAGAGTAGCCATGTGAAGTTGCGTGCTCCAGAGCCCGAAGATGTTGATTTGCTATACTCTTGGGAGAATAACATGGAGATTTGGACTGTTAGCAATACCTTAACTCCATTTTCAAAATATTTACTAAAAAAGTACATCGAAACATCACACCTCGACATTTGGGAGTCAAAGCAGTTAAGGCTAATTGTGGAGGCAAAAGATCAGAACTCGTTAATGAATGTACCTGTTGGATTGGTTGATCTTTTTGATTTTGATCCTTTCCACTCAAGAGCAGGTGTTGGTGTGCTTATTGCTCAAAAAGAGAATCGTAAAAAGGGGTATGCAACAGAAGCGTTAAAATTATTGGTGAGGTATTCATTTGAGATTTTACAGCTTAACCAGCTTTATGCAAATATATCGTCGAGTAATGAGGTGAGTTTAAAACTATTCCAGAATTTAGGCTTTACGGAGGTTGGAGTTAAAAAGGCTTGGTTGAAAGTTAAAGGAGGTTGGGAAGACGAGGTTATGCTTCAGTTATTGAACCCTAAACCCCGAATTCCCAAAAGTTAG
- a CDS encoding Mut7-C RNAse domain-containing protein — translation MSKGFKKQVSIRLYGSLNDFVAQELKQTNISVGFWGNPTIKDLVESVGVPHTEINLILANSCPVNFSYKPESGSRISCYPKFFFLKNSESCLQPQVPMPPKFICDAHLGRLASYIRLCGFDTLFNTTFEDRTIIKTSNSEERIILTRDKGLLRCGSARLGYFVRETKPILQLREVIEYFELKDYLAPFSRCSLCNGKITDIEKKEVVNKVLPTTYRCYEKFYCCTKCGHVYWEGSHFRRLKLTLEGML, via the coding sequence TTGTCTAAAGGTTTTAAAAAGCAGGTAAGCATTAGGCTCTACGGAAGCCTGAATGATTTTGTTGCTCAGGAGCTAAAGCAGACCAATATTTCTGTAGGTTTCTGGGGTAACCCAACAATAAAGGACCTGGTAGAATCGGTTGGGGTTCCACATACCGAGATAAACCTTATTCTTGCCAACAGCTGCCCGGTTAATTTTTCTTATAAGCCAGAAAGTGGTAGTCGTATCTCTTGCTATCCAAAGTTCTTCTTTCTTAAAAATTCTGAGAGCTGTTTACAGCCACAGGTTCCTATGCCCCCTAAGTTCATTTGTGATGCTCATTTAGGACGGCTAGCATCGTACATACGTCTTTGTGGTTTCGACACCTTATTTAATACTACTTTTGAGGATAGAACAATAATAAAAACTTCAAATAGCGAGGAACGAATCATACTAACACGCGATAAGGGTTTGCTTCGCTGCGGGAGTGCCCGTTTGGGCTATTTTGTTAGGGAAACAAAACCTATACTACAGTTAAGAGAGGTTATAGAGTATTTTGAGCTAAAGGATTACCTTGCCCCCTTCTCAAGATGTTCACTTTGTAATGGGAAAATAACAGATATAGAAAAGAAGGAGGTAGTTAATAAAGTTCTACCCACTACGTACAGGTGTTACGAAAAATTTTATTGTTGCACCAAATGTGGACATGTTTACTGGGAGGGTTCACATTTTAGGCGGTTAAAATTGACTCTCGAGGGTATGTTATGA
- a CDS encoding aminotransferase class V-fold PLP-dependent enzyme translates to MSNLEKHFDQFRKNIVGIDATYKTIYGEQKLVYADWIASGRLYRPIEEKMLHLFGPMVANTHTESSYTGKFMTEAYHYALKEIKRHVNAGPEDVIVTSGFGMTSSINKFQRILGLKNKSFVFENPKERPVVFVTHMEHHSNQTSWYETIAEVVVVEPDENLLVSPQKLRETLEKYEDRPMKIGSFTACSNVTGIKTPYHELAKIMHEFGGLCFVDFAASAPYVEINMHPEDPMAKLDAIFFSPHKFLGGPGASGVLIFNSNLYKNRVPDNPGGGTVDWTNPWGEYKYIDDIERREDGGTPGFLQAIRSSLAIRLKEQMGVENIEKREKELVELAFSKIKDIKGLRILADNCLDRIGALSFYIDGLHYNLVVKLLSERYGIQMRGGCVCAGTYGHFLLHVSKEQSHRITELINKGDLSEKPGWIRWSLHPTTTNQEVEFIANALSEIAEKGKEWEKDYTYCKQTNEFCHKNPKAEELWKNVEEHFIL, encoded by the coding sequence ATGAGCAACCTAGAAAAACATTTTGACCAGTTCCGAAAAAATATTGTAGGAATTGATGCCACCTATAAAACAATTTATGGAGAACAAAAGCTTGTTTACGCCGACTGGATAGCAAGCGGTAGGCTATACAGGCCAATTGAAGAAAAGATGCTGCATTTATTTGGACCAATGGTTGCAAACACGCATACCGAAAGCAGCTACACAGGGAAATTCATGACAGAGGCATACCACTACGCACTAAAGGAGATTAAACGTCATGTAAATGCTGGACCCGAGGATGTAATTGTGACCTCTGGTTTTGGAATGACCTCATCGATTAACAAGTTTCAGCGAATTCTAGGGCTTAAAAACAAAAGTTTTGTATTTGAGAATCCTAAGGAGCGCCCTGTTGTATTTGTAACACACATGGAGCATCACTCAAATCAAACCTCATGGTACGAAACGATTGCAGAGGTAGTGGTAGTTGAACCCGACGAAAACCTACTTGTATCGCCCCAAAAGCTAAGAGAGACACTTGAAAAATACGAAGATCGACCTATGAAAATAGGCTCATTTACAGCTTGTAGCAACGTTACAGGTATAAAAACACCTTATCATGAGCTAGCTAAAATTATGCATGAATTTGGTGGCCTATGCTTTGTTGATTTTGCTGCATCAGCTCCATATGTCGAAATAAATATGCATCCCGAAGATCCCATGGCTAAGCTAGATGCCATTTTCTTCTCCCCTCATAAGTTTTTAGGAGGTCCAGGCGCTTCGGGTGTACTTATTTTCAACTCAAATCTTTACAAGAATAGGGTTCCAGACAACCCAGGCGGAGGAACAGTCGATTGGACTAACCCCTGGGGTGAATATAAGTACATCGACGACATTGAACGCAGGGAAGATGGAGGAACGCCGGGCTTTCTCCAGGCTATTAGAAGTTCTCTTGCCATTAGGCTTAAGGAGCAAATGGGTGTTGAGAACATTGAAAAACGTGAAAAGGAACTTGTTGAACTTGCTTTTAGCAAGATTAAAGATATTAAAGGATTGCGTATCCTTGCCGATAATTGTTTGGATCGGATTGGAGCCTTATCCTTTTACATTGATGGCCTGCATTACAACCTGGTAGTTAAGTTGCTAAGCGAGAGGTATGGAATACAAATGCGTGGTGGGTGCGTGTGTGCTGGCACTTATGGTCATTTTTTACTACACGTTAGCAAGGAGCAATCGCATAGAATTACCGAGCTAATAAATAAAGGCGACCTCTCTGAAAAACCAGGATGGATACGTTGGTCGCTTCATCCTACAACCACAAACCAAGAGGTTGAATTCATAGCTAACGCCCTTTCAGAGATTGCTGAAAAGGGTAAGGAATGGGAAAAAGACTACACCTATTGCAAGCAAACAAACGAATTCTGCCATAAAAATCCTAAGGCAGAAGAGCTATGGAAAAACGTTGAAGAACATTTTATTCTTTAA
- a CDS encoding type I restriction enzyme HsdR N-terminal domain-containing protein: MSNSLNNKLNLPSYQFRIKKQNGNRLIFDIVRKRFITLTPEEWVRQHIIHYLVYDLNVPIGLIGVEVGFNYNKVNHRADIVVYNREGFPLMIVECKAPSVEISQDVVDQICRYNYILQAEYLLISNGIKHIVLQVDTENKWKVLDNFPNLTIKIK, encoded by the coding sequence ATGAGCAATTCTCTAAACAATAAGTTAAATCTGCCTAGCTACCAGTTCCGAATAAAAAAACAGAACGGGAATAGGTTGATTTTTGATATTGTTCGAAAACGATTTATCACACTTACTCCAGAAGAATGGGTCCGACAGCATATCATTCACTATCTTGTATATGATTTAAACGTTCCTATTGGTTTAATAGGTGTTGAGGTAGGTTTTAACTACAACAAAGTAAACCATAGAGCTGATATTGTAGTCTATAATCGTGAAGGTTTCCCATTAATGATAGTAGAGTGCAAAGCACCAAGTGTTGAAATATCGCAAGATGTTGTTGATCAAATATGTAGGTACAATTACATATTACAGGCCGAATATCTGTTAATATCGAATGGGATCAAACATATTGTTTTACAAGTTGATACAGAAAATAAATGGAAAGTATTAGATAATTTTCCCAACCTGACTATAAAAATAAAGTAG
- the holA gene encoding DNA polymerase III subunit delta, which produces MAKQSQTVEAFNRIMGELKNKIYKPIYFLTGDEPYFIDKIAEYIEHNVLSDSDKAFNQTVVYGRDTTVNDVINAARRFPMMSNYQVLIVKEAQNIKNLSDLEIYLKTPLESTILVVCHKLSSDGKKPSSKLSGVIKLAKQKGVAFESKKFYDYQIPDWIIGYLSSKGLKIDPVAANLLAEFVGNDLSRIAKELDKLIITLPPETKQVQPVDIERNIGVSRDFNRFELTKALGEANFARAYKIADHFAKNPNANPFVLTITAIYQYFVKILKYHLLPDKNKSSVAKALGVHEFFVSEYERAAKRYPAGRCVSIIHLLSDYDMRSKGVNNSSTDHGELLKELIYLIVFGR; this is translated from the coding sequence ATGGCCAAGCAAAGTCAGACAGTTGAGGCTTTTAATCGTATCATGGGCGAACTAAAGAACAAAATTTATAAGCCCATATATTTTCTGACAGGCGATGAGCCATATTTCATCGACAAAATTGCTGAGTACATTGAGCATAATGTGCTCAGCGATTCCGATAAAGCATTTAATCAGACCGTTGTGTATGGCCGAGATACAACGGTAAACGATGTAATAAATGCGGCTCGTAGGTTTCCTATGATGTCGAACTACCAGGTTCTTATTGTCAAGGAAGCCCAAAATATCAAAAATCTTTCTGATTTAGAGATTTATCTTAAAACACCACTCGAATCTACAATTTTGGTAGTATGCCATAAATTATCGTCCGATGGTAAAAAGCCCAGTTCAAAGCTATCGGGCGTGATTAAATTGGCCAAACAGAAGGGTGTTGCTTTTGAGTCGAAAAAGTTTTACGACTACCAAATTCCAGATTGGATTATAGGCTATCTCAGTAGTAAGGGCCTAAAGATTGACCCTGTTGCTGCTAACCTACTTGCAGAGTTTGTTGGTAATGATTTGAGTAGGATTGCAAAGGAACTCGATAAGCTAATCATAACCCTCCCTCCTGAAACTAAGCAAGTCCAACCTGTTGATATTGAGCGGAATATTGGTGTTAGCCGTGATTTTAACCGTTTTGAGTTAACCAAAGCCCTTGGTGAAGCAAACTTTGCTCGTGCCTATAAAATTGCAGATCATTTTGCCAAAAATCCTAACGCAAACCCATTTGTGCTTACTATTACCGCAATATACCAGTATTTTGTAAAAATTCTAAAGTATCATTTACTCCCCGATAAGAATAAATCGTCGGTGGCTAAGGCGCTTGGAGTTCATGAGTTCTTTGTATCGGAATATGAAAGGGCTGCAAAGCGTTATCCTGCAGGACGTTGTGTTAGCATTATCCATTTACTTAGCGATTATGATATGCGCTCAAAGGGGGTAAACAATAGCTCAACCGACCATGGTGAACTATTAAAGGAGTTAATCTACCTTATTGTTTTTGGCCGATGA
- a CDS encoding 2-oxoacid:acceptor oxidoreductase subunit alpha encodes MDKQKSVQELDEVVVRFSGDSGDGMQLTGTLFADASALFGNDVSTFPDYPSEIRAPQGTVGGVSGFQVHFGNRKVNTPGDYCDVLVAMNPAALKANAKWVKKGGIIIVDVDQFNEKGYQRAGYKTFDAETELNLQDYKLIFAPITSLTKESLKDSGLDNKSIVRSKNMFALGMVYYLFERNMNFTERFFEKKFAKKPEIVEANKKVLHDGYNYAANIQAIANKYEVKQAETLPKGRYRNISGNTATAWGLIAAAEKAGLPLFCGSYPITPATEILIELAKRKDLGVKTLQAEDEIAGICTAIGASFAGNFAVTTTSGPGLSLKSEALGLAVMTELPLVVVDVQRGGPSTGLPTKTEQSDLMQALWGRNGEAPMVVIAASTPSNCFDYAFMAGKIAMEHMTPVMLLTDGYIANGSEPWKIPSMKDYPEIKPPIVPEGTKDYMPYARDAERLARGWALPGKKDIEHRLGGLEKDFLKGTVSHDPINHQKMVDIRAEKVKRVQEYIPEQEVFGDKEGELLVVGWGGTYGHLYDAVNEMRKAGKSVSLCHFNYINPLPKNTGEIFSKFKKIVVCELNLGQFANYLRMNFPEYKYMQYNKVQGLPFTVVELVDKFNQILEGK; translated from the coding sequence ATGGATAAACAAAAAAGTGTCCAAGAGCTGGACGAGGTAGTAGTTCGATTTTCGGGTGATTCCGGCGATGGCATGCAGCTTACCGGAACCCTTTTTGCCGATGCATCGGCGCTTTTTGGTAACGATGTTAGCACCTTTCCAGATTATCCTTCCGAAATTCGTGCACCACAAGGCACGGTAGGTGGCGTATCTGGTTTTCAGGTACACTTTGGAAATAGAAAGGTGAATACTCCAGGTGACTACTGCGATGTGCTTGTAGCCATGAACCCTGCAGCCCTTAAAGCAAATGCGAAATGGGTTAAAAAAGGGGGAATTATTATAGTAGATGTTGACCAGTTTAACGAAAAGGGTTACCAGCGCGCTGGTTACAAAACCTTCGATGCTGAGACCGAACTTAATCTGCAGGATTATAAACTCATTTTTGCGCCAATCACTAGCCTAACAAAGGAAAGTTTAAAAGATAGTGGGCTTGATAACAAAAGCATAGTTCGGAGTAAGAACATGTTTGCTTTGGGTATGGTTTACTACCTTTTCGAAAGAAATATGAACTTTACTGAGAGGTTCTTCGAAAAGAAGTTTGCCAAAAAGCCTGAGATTGTTGAAGCAAACAAAAAAGTTCTTCATGATGGATACAACTATGCTGCTAACATACAGGCAATAGCAAATAAGTATGAGGTAAAGCAAGCAGAAACACTGCCCAAAGGTAGGTATCGTAATATAAGTGGTAACACAGCAACAGCATGGGGGTTAATTGCAGCAGCCGAAAAGGCAGGGCTACCTTTATTCTGTGGCTCATATCCTATTACCCCTGCAACCGAGATATTAATAGAGCTTGCTAAACGCAAAGATTTGGGAGTGAAAACTCTTCAGGCTGAGGATGAGATTGCTGGTATTTGTACTGCAATTGGAGCGTCCTTTGCAGGTAATTTTGCTGTAACAACTACTTCGGGCCCAGGTCTTTCTCTTAAGTCCGAAGCGCTTGGATTAGCAGTAATGACTGAGCTACCACTTGTTGTGGTTGATGTTCAGCGAGGAGGCCCATCAACCGGATTGCCCACAAAAACGGAACAATCGGACCTAATGCAAGCTCTGTGGGGTCGCAACGGAGAGGCTCCTATGGTTGTTATTGCAGCAAGTACACCAAGTAACTGCTTCGATTATGCCTTTATGGCTGGAAAAATAGCCATGGAGCATATGACTCCTGTAATGCTCTTAACCGATGGTTACATTGCCAATGGTTCTGAACCTTGGAAAATTCCAAGCATGAAGGATTACCCAGAAATCAAGCCACCTATTGTTCCTGAAGGTACTAAGGATTACATGCCTTATGCACGCGATGCTGAACGACTTGCTCGCGGATGGGCACTCCCTGGGAAAAAGGATATTGAGCATCGTTTAGGTGGTTTGGAGAAAGATTTCTTAAAAGGCACAGTATCGCACGATCCTATTAACCACCAGAAAATGGTTGATATTCGTGCTGAAAAGGTAAAACGTGTTCAGGAATATATTCCAGAACAAGAGGTGTTTGGCGACAAAGAGGGTGAACTTCTTGTTGTAGGTTGGGGTGGAACATATGGACATCTTTACGATGCGGTTAATGAAATGCGTAAAGCCGGGAAAAGCGTATCGTTATGTCATTTCAATTATATTAACCCACTTCCTAAAAACACTGGCGAAATCTTTTCAAAGTTTAAAAAGATAGTTGTGTGCGAGCTAAATCTTGGCCAGTTTGCTAACTATTTGAGAATGAATTTTCCTGAGTACAAGTATATGCAATATAATAAAGTGCAAGGACTACCATTTACCGTAGTGGAGCTTGTAGATAAATTTAACCAAATTTTGGAGGGTAAATAG